A segment of the Magnetococcales bacterium genome:
CCGCCGAATGCCCGGTATTTTGGCCCCTTCTTCCGGTTGCACGCCAATGACTTGGATGTTCGGGTTGCGGGCCTTCAAGGCCCTTGAGACACCCATGATGGTGCCCGTGGTTCCCATGGCACTGATGAAATGGGTCACTTTTCCATCGGTATCCCGCCATATTTCCGGCCCCGTGGTACGTTGATGCATGCCCCAGTTGTCAGGATTGGAAAATTGGTCCAGCATGATCCCCTCGCCATGGGCCACCATCTCGCGGGCCCGGTCGATCGAACCCTCCATGCTCGCACTGGCCGGGGTCAGGATAAAATCGGCGCCATAGGCGGCCATGACGGCACGGCGCTCGATGGTCATGCTTTCAGGCATGATCAAGGTCAGGGGATACCCCCGACGCGCAGCGAGCATGGCCAGAGCAATGCCGGTGTTGCCGCTGGTCGCCTCAATGATCCGTACTCCAGGTTGCAGTTGACCTCGCGACTCCGCCCCCAGGATCATGCCCAGCGCCGCGCGATCCTTGACCGATCCGCCGGGATTGTCTCCCTCCATTTTGGCCATGATGCGCACATGTGGAAAAGGGGCAGACAATTTTTCCAGATCGACCAATGGTGTCCCGCCGATACATGCTTCCAGGTTTGCCACGTCGTTTTCTCCTTTGCCTCGTGTGACCATAACCGACAAAACAGGGATCTATCTTGACAGATTCGCGGACAACTGAAATGATTTCACGTTGGTGTGACTCATTTTGGGAAAAAGCATGAGCGATAGCAACGCTGAGCGTCAACGAAGGTTTGCCGCCAAAGCCAAGGATGCGGGAAAAATACGGATCCACGCCTGGGTTGAGGTTTCGACGGCCAGCCA
Coding sequences within it:
- the cysM gene encoding cysteine synthase CysM, with amino-acid sequence MVTRGKGENDVANLEACIGGTPLVDLEKLSAPFPHVRIMAKMEGDNPGGSVKDRAALGMILGAESRGQLQPGVRIIEATSGNTGIALAMLAARRGYPLTLIMPESMTIERRAVMAAYGADFILTPASASMEGSIDRAREMVAHGEGIMLDQFSNPDNWGMHQRTTGPEIWRDTDGKVTHFISAMGTTGTIMGVSRALKARNPNIQVIGVQPEEGAKIPGIRRWPAAYLPKIFDPRWVDREMDVSEAESLEMVHRLGREEGIFAGISAGGAVAAAVRLAGTCTGPACIAVILPDRGDRYLSMNLF